Proteins found in one Solitalea lacus genomic segment:
- a CDS encoding sugar nucleotide-binding protein, with amino-acid sequence MNIIVTGANGQLGNELRLLTHIRPHFSVMDKQKVKAEFGLQIPYWRESLKDCLELIK; translated from the coding sequence ATGAATATAATAGTAACGGGTGCAAATGGTCAGTTAGGAAATGAATTGAGATTATTGACTCATATCCGTCCTCACTTTAGTGTGATGGATAAGCAAAAGGTGAAAGCTGAATTTGGTTTGCAAATTCCATACTGGAGGGAAAGTTTGAAAGATTGTTTAGAACTGATTAAATAA
- a CDS encoding ferredoxin--NADP reductase: protein MQKYTLKVQEVVIETNDTVTIRFKQPALKKVKYKPGQYLTICVNVNGRKYRRPYSISSAPGIDSTVDVTVKRVEGGVVSNFLNDSVVEGQMMEVLEPTGDFIIDENRNSANLLLWGAGSGITPLLSILKTSLINSTGHISLVYCNRDHDSVTFKEILDEMVEQNADRLKVYYIYSKPKREDHNIFQTGRLNKQMVHKIIEGIIDPINTLHYICGPKGIKDTVVNELTSLGLPENQIYFENFEKTIGPKEFEGVEDREISICFNGTNSIIIVEKGKSFLDAALDSGFDLPYSCQIGTCLECKGKILKGDVRMIGMEKVPNELMADECLLCCSHPLTDNVQIQIN, encoded by the coding sequence ATGCAAAAGTATACCTTAAAAGTTCAGGAAGTTGTAATTGAAACGAATGATACTGTCACTATTCGTTTCAAGCAACCTGCCTTGAAAAAAGTTAAGTATAAACCTGGCCAATATCTTACCATTTGTGTAAACGTTAATGGACGTAAATATAGACGTCCATATTCTATTTCATCTGCACCAGGTATTGATTCGACTGTTGATGTTACTGTAAAACGTGTTGAAGGAGGAGTGGTATCTAATTTCTTAAATGATTCCGTTGTTGAAGGACAGATGATGGAAGTTTTAGAACCTACTGGGGATTTTATCATAGATGAGAATCGGAATTCAGCAAACCTATTATTATGGGGTGCAGGAAGTGGTATAACACCTCTATTATCAATTCTGAAAACTTCTCTAATCAATTCAACTGGTCACATAAGTCTGGTTTATTGTAATCGGGATCATGATTCGGTAACCTTTAAGGAAATTCTTGATGAGATGGTTGAGCAAAATGCTGACCGACTAAAAGTATATTATATCTATTCTAAACCTAAAAGGGAGGATCATAATATCTTTCAGACGGGAAGACTTAATAAGCAGATGGTTCATAAGATAATAGAAGGAATTATTGATCCTATAAATACACTTCATTATATCTGTGGCCCAAAAGGAATAAAGGATACAGTTGTTAATGAACTTACCTCTTTAGGTCTTCCGGAAAATCAAATTTATTTTGAAAACTTTGAGAAAACGATTGGTCCAAAAGAATTCGAAGGGGTAGAGGATCGAGAAATTTCGATCTGCTTTAATGGAACGAATTCAATTATAATAGTGGAGAAAGGAAAATCCTTTTTAGATGCCGCTTTAGACTCTGGGTTTGATTTACCGTATAGTTGTCAAATTGGAACTTGCTTAGAATGTAAAGGGAAAATTTTAAAAGGTGATGTTAGAATGATAGGCATGGAAAAGGTTCCAAACGAATTAATGGCTGATGAATGCCTTCTTTGTTGCTCACATCCATTAACCGATAATGTTCAGATCCAAATAAATTAG
- the rfbF gene encoding glucose-1-phosphate cytidylyltransferase, with protein sequence MKVVLLAGGLGTRLSEETVLKPKPMVEIGGMPILWHIMKIYSAHGFNDFVICLGYKGYVIKEYFANYFLHKSDVTIDLKSNAVKVHDSQAEPWNITLVDTGNESMTGGRVKRIQHHIGNEPFMLTYGDGLANVDIKALVDFHKKSGKHCTVTSVQPTGRFGSLNINGDSSVHSFLEKPKGDGSWINGGFFVCQPEVFDYIENDSTIFERAPMEKLASDGQMVAYQHEGFWKPMDTLRDKIELEENWTANKAPWKIW encoded by the coding sequence ATGAAAGTAGTTTTACTGGCAGGGGGCTTAGGTACCCGTTTATCAGAAGAAACAGTACTAAAACCAAAACCCATGGTTGAAATTGGTGGCATGCCCATTCTTTGGCACATCATGAAGATCTATTCCGCTCATGGATTCAATGACTTTGTGATCTGTCTTGGTTACAAAGGTTATGTGATCAAAGAGTATTTTGCAAACTACTTTTTACATAAATCGGATGTTACCATTGATCTCAAAAGTAATGCAGTAAAAGTGCATGACTCACAGGCAGAGCCTTGGAATATCACTTTAGTTGACACCGGTAATGAATCAATGACCGGAGGACGCGTAAAGCGTATTCAGCATCATATTGGCAATGAGCCTTTCATGCTAACCTATGGTGATGGTTTAGCTAACGTAGATATTAAAGCCTTGGTTGATTTCCATAAGAAAAGTGGTAAGCATTGTACTGTTACTTCGGTGCAGCCAACTGGAAGATTTGGCTCTTTGAATATTAATGGAGATAGCTCAGTTCACTCTTTCCTCGAGAAACCCAAAGGGGACGGTTCCTGGATCAATGGCGGCTTCTTTGTTTGTCAACCGGAGGTGTTTGATTATATCGAAAATGATTCAACCATTTTTGAGCGTGCCCCTATGGAAAAATTAGCTTCTGATGGGCAGATGGTTGCTTATCAGCATGAAGGCTTTTGGAAACCTATGGATACATTGCGCGATAAAATAGAATTAGAAGAAAACTGGACTGCTAATAAAGCCCCCTGGAAAATTTGGTAA
- the rfbG gene encoding CDP-glucose 4,6-dehydratase, with the protein MFKSLEETYKGKKVFLTGHTGFKGAWMLKILSMLGAKVQGYALAPENEFDLYHLIDGDKLCTSTIGDLRDKELLKNTILSFQPDFIFHLAAQPLVRLSYEIPSETFEVNAIGTANLLDGVRLLNKPCNVVLITTDKVYHNNEWEYPYRETDRLGGYDPYSASKACAELVIDSYRNSFFNLKKYDEHQKAIAVTRAGNVIGGGDWAKDRLMPDIARALVKNETIEIRNPNSVRPWQHVLEPVMGYLLLGLKLKEDPIRFAQAYNFGPYATDALPVVDMVELAIKAWGCGNYKIKNAADQPHEAALLKLDISKAGVDLVWRPKMNASQAIQFTIDWYKQFDINRDDIDGFTNSQINNFEILNTEIQ; encoded by the coding sequence ATGTTTAAGTCATTAGAGGAAACATATAAAGGCAAAAAAGTTTTTTTAACAGGGCATACAGGCTTCAAAGGAGCGTGGATGTTGAAAATCTTATCAATGTTAGGTGCTAAAGTTCAAGGCTATGCATTGGCACCTGAAAATGAGTTTGATCTCTATCATCTTATTGATGGAGACAAGCTATGTACTTCAACCATTGGCGATTTGAGGGATAAAGAACTTTTAAAGAATACAATTCTTAGTTTTCAACCCGATTTTATTTTTCATTTGGCAGCGCAGCCTCTTGTTCGATTGTCTTATGAAATTCCTTCTGAAACATTTGAGGTAAACGCTATTGGCACCGCCAACTTATTGGATGGTGTACGTTTATTGAATAAACCCTGTAATGTTGTTTTAATCACTACTGACAAGGTATATCACAATAACGAATGGGAATATCCTTATCGTGAAACTGACCGTTTAGGTGGTTATGATCCTTACAGTGCCAGTAAAGCTTGCGCGGAATTAGTGATTGATTCTTATCGTAATTCTTTTTTCAACCTTAAGAAATACGATGAACATCAAAAAGCTATTGCGGTAACTCGAGCCGGGAATGTGATAGGGGGAGGCGATTGGGCAAAAGATCGATTGATGCCTGATATTGCACGCGCATTGGTTAAGAACGAAACTATTGAAATTCGCAATCCTAATTCCGTTAGGCCTTGGCAACATGTATTGGAACCGGTTATGGGTTACCTTTTATTAGGATTAAAATTGAAAGAAGACCCGATTCGATTCGCACAAGCCTACAATTTCGGCCCTTATGCTACTGATGCCTTGCCGGTAGTTGATATGGTTGAATTGGCCATTAAGGCTTGGGGATGCGGAAATTACAAAATAAAGAATGCTGCTGATCAACCACATGAAGCAGCTTTGCTAAAGCTTGATATAAGTAAAGCTGGAGTGGATTTAGTTTGGCGGCCTAAAATGAATGCTAGTCAAGCAATTCAGTTTACCATTGATTGGTATAAACAATTTGATATCAATAGAGATGATATAGATGGGTTTACGAATAGCCAAATAAACAATTTTGAGATACTAAATACTGAAATTCAGTGA